A single Osmerus mordax isolate fOsmMor3 chromosome 9, fOsmMor3.pri, whole genome shotgun sequence DNA region contains:
- the brms1la gene encoding breast cancer metastasis-suppressor 1-like protein-A — translation MPVNSREKNKDSNHEEMEVDYPEQEGSSSDEDDSESTSVSEDGDSSEMDDEDCERRRMECLDEMTNLEKQFTDLKDHLYKERLSQVDAKLQEVMSGKASEYLDPLASLQENMQIRTKVAGIYRELCQESVKNKYECEIQAACQHWESEKLLLFDTVQSELEEKIRRLEEDRHSIDITSELWNDELQSRRSKKKDPFSPDKKKKPVAVSGPYIVYMLQDLDILEDWTAIRKAVATLGPHRGKEAPTNKNEKLQHSARSEEGRLFYDGEWYGRGQNICIDKKDEYPTSAIITTINHDEVWFKRLDGSKSKLYISQLQKGKYTIKHS, via the exons ATGCCTGTAAATTCTCGAGAAAAGAACAAGGATAGTAACCacgaggagatggaggtggactaTCCCGAGCAGGAAGGCAGCAGTTCGGACGAGGACGACTCGGAGAGCACGTCGGTGTCGGAGGATGGAGACAGTTCAG AGATGGATGATGAAgactgtgagagaaggagaatggaATGTCTCGACGAGATGACCAACTTGGAGAAACAGTTTACTGACCTGAAAGACCA TCTATACAAGGAGCGCCTGAGCCAGGTGGATGCCAAGCTGCAGGAGGTGATGTCAGGGAAGGCCTCTGAGTATCTCGACCCTCTGGCCAGCTTGCAGGAGAACATGCAGATCAGGACCAAGGTGGCAG GGATCTACAGGGAGCTCTGTCAGGAGTCTGTGAAGAACAAGTACGAGTGTGAGATCCAAGCAGCCTGCCAGCACTGGGAG AGTGAGAAGCTGCTGCTCTTTGACACAGTTCAGAGTGAGCTTGAGGAGAAGATCAGGCGCCTGGAGGAAGACAGGCACAGCATAGACATCACCTCAGAGCTCTGGAACGACGAGCTGCAGTCTCGGAGGAGCAAGAAGAAGGATCCCTTTAGTccagacaagaagaagaagcctGTGGCGGTGTCTG GACCATATATCGTCTATATGCTGCAGGACTTGGACATCCTGGAGGACTGGACAGCCatcagaaag GCAGTGGCAACTCTGGGTCCTCACAGAGGTAAAGAAG CCCCCACTAATAAGAACGAGAAGCTCCAGCACAGTGCCCGCTCTGAGGAGGGGCGGTTGTTCTACGATGGAGAATGGTATGGCCGTGGTCAGAATATCTGCATTGACAAAAAGGATGAATACCCAACCAG TGCCATCATCACTACCATCAACCACGACGAGGTGTGGTTCAAGCGCCTGGATGGCAGCAAATCAAAGCTGTATATCTCCCAGCTGCAGAAAGGCAAATACACTATCAAGCACTCCTGA